In one Nomascus leucogenys isolate Asia chromosome 13, Asia_NLE_v1, whole genome shotgun sequence genomic region, the following are encoded:
- the ADCK2 gene encoding uncharacterized aarF domain-containing protein kinase 2 isoform X2, whose translation MVAPWRVSVRVCLSHMRCFELRQGLSLLRPSECPRDARLCWLLLGTLPKVVSVCGDVGEGAPDVLGLRRVHCSGAAGAGPAESLPRAGPLGGVFLHLRLWLRAGALLVKFFPLLLLYPLTYLAPGVSTLWLHLLLKATETSGPTYIKLGQWASTRRDLFSEAFCAQFSKLHVRVTPHPWTHTERFLRQAFGEDWGSILSFENREPVGSGCVAQVYKAYANTAFLETDSVQRLGRVSCLPPFSDTGAVGGLRELFGYLGNGRKPPENLADQSFLERLLLPKADLVGSNAGVSQAQVPGHQPESGHLIPVAVKVLHPGLLAQVHMDLLLMKIGSRVLGLLPGIKWLSLPEIVEEFEKLMVQQIDLRYEAQNLEHFQVNFRNVKAVKFPTPLRPFVTREVLVETYEESVPVSSYQQAGIPVELKRKIARLGINMLLKMIFVDNFVHADLHPGNILVQGANGLSSSQEAQLQQADICDTLVVAVPSSLCPLRLVLLDAGIVAELQAPDLRNFRAVFMAVVMGQGQRVAELILHHARASECRDVEGFKTEMATLVTQARKNTITLEKLHVSSLLSSVFKLLMTHKVKLESNFASIVFAIMVLEGLGRSLDPKLDILEAARPFLLTGPACSP comes from the exons ATGGTGGCGCCCTGGCGCGTCTCCGTTAGGGTTTGCCTGTCGCACATGAGGTGCTTCGAGCTCAGACAgggactcagccttctgaggCCCTCCGAGTGCCCTCGCGATGCCAGGCTCTGCTGGCTTCTGCTGGGCACTTTGCCCAAGGTCGTCTCCGTGTGCGGGGACGTGGGCGAGGGGGCCCCTGACGTTCTGGGTCTGCGAAGGGTCCACTGCAGCGGGGCGGCTGGCGCGGGGCCCGCGGAGAGCCTCCCCCGAGCGGGACCTCTAGGCGGCGTCTTCCTGCATCTCCGCCTCTGGCTTCGCGCCGGCGCTTTGTTGGTGAAAttcttccccctccttctcctctacCCCCTCACCTACCTGGCTCCCGGCGTCTCCACCCTCTGGCTCCACCTGCTTCTGAAAGCCACCGAGACCTCAGGCCCAACCTACATCAAACTGGGCCAGTGGGCCAGCACCCGGCGCGATCTGTTTTCTGAGGCTTTCTGTGCCCAGTTTTCCAAGCTGCATGTCCGAGTGACCCCCCACCCGTGGACTCACACTGAGCGCTTCCTTCGGCAGGCTTTTGGGGAGGACTGGGGGAGCATCCTCTCTTTTGAGAACCGAGAACCTGTGGGCTCAGGCTGCGTGGCCCAGGTGTACAAAGCATACGCCAACACTGCCTTCCTGGAGACGGACAGCGTCCAGAGACTTGGCAGGGTCTCCTGTCTGCCGCCCTTCTCAGATACTGGGGCAGTCGGGGGGCTGAGAGAGCTCTTTGGATACCTTGGAAACGGCCGGAAACCTCCAGAAAATCTCGCAGACCAGTCGTTTCTAGAAAGGCTGCTCCTCCCTAAAGCTGACCTGGTTGGATCAAATGCAGGGGTGTCTCAGGCTCAGGTCCCTGGCCACCAACCTGAGTCAGGTCACCTCATCCCCGTGGCAGTGAAA GTGTTGCACCCTGGCCTGCTCGCTCAGGTGCATATGGACCTGCTGCTGATGAAGATCGGCAGCCGGGTCCTCGGACTTCTGCCAGGCATCAAGTGGCTTAGCTTGCCTGAGATTGTGGAGGAATTTGAGAAGCTGATGGTCCAACAG ATCGACCTGCGTTACGAAGCTCAGAATCTAGAACACTTCCAGGTCAACTTCCGGAATGTGAAAGCTGTGAAGTTCCCCACCCCTCTGCGCCCCTTTGTTACCAGGGAAGTCTTGGTGGAAACATATGAA GAGAGTGTACCTGTGTCCAGTTACCAGCAGGCAGGAATTCCCGTGGAATTGAAAAGGAAGATTGCACGGCTGGGGATCAACATGCTCCTGAAGATG ATATTTGTGGATAACTTTGTCCATGCAGACCTTCACCCTGGAAACATCCTGGTTCAGGGTGCCAACGGCCTGTCCTCGAGTCAGGAGGCGCAGCTGCAGCAGGCGGACATCTGTGACACTCTGGTGGTGGCCGTGCCATCTTCCCTGTGCCCGCTGCGACTGGTGCTGCTGGATGCTGGCATTGTGGCGGAGCTACAGGCCCCCGACCTGAGGAATTTCCGGGCGGTTTTCATGGCTGTGGTGATGGGGCAG GGCCAGAGAGTGGCTGAGCTGATCCTGCATCATGCCCGGGCCAGCGAGTGCAGGGACGTGGAGGGGTTCAAAACCGAGATGGCCACACTGGTGACCCAGGCCAGGAAGAACACCATCACCCTGGagaag ctTCATGTGTCCAGCCTTCTCTCCAGTGTCTTTAAGTTGCTGATGACTCACAAG GTAAAGCTTGAGAGCAACTTTGCCTCCATTGTGTTTGCCATCATGGTGTTGGAGGGGCTTGGCCGCTCACTGGACCCCAAACTGGACATCCTGGAGGCAGCGAGGCCCTTCCTCCTCACGGGCCCAGCGTGCTCCCCGTGA
- the ADCK2 gene encoding uncharacterized aarF domain-containing protein kinase 2 isoform X1 translates to MVAPWRVSVRVCLSHMRCFELRQGLSLLRPSECPRDARLCWLLLGTLPKVVSVCGDVGEGAPDVLGLRRVHCSGAAGAGPAESLPRAGPLGGVFLHLRLWLRAGALLVKFFPLLLLYPLTYLAPGVSTLWLHLLLKATETSGPTYIKLGQWASTRRDLFSEAFCAQFSKLHVRVTPHPWTHTERFLRQAFGEDWGSILSFENREPVGSGCVAQVYKAYANTAFLETDSVQRLGRVSCLPPFSDTGAVGGLRELFGYLGNGRKPPENLADQSFLERLLLPKADLVGSNAGVSQAQVPGHQPESGHLIPVAVKVLHPGLLAQVHMDLLLMKIGSRVLGLLPGIKWLSLPEIVEEFEKLMVQQIDLRYEAQNLEHFQVNFRNVKAVKFPTPLRPFVTREVLVETYEESVPVSSYQQAGIPVELKRKIARLGINMLLKMIFVDNFVHADLHPGNILVQGANGLSSSQEAQLQQADICDTLVVAVPSSLCPLRLVLLDAGIVAELQAPDLRNFRAVFMAVVMGQGQRVAELILHHARASECRDVEGFKTEMATLVTQARKNTITLEKLHVSSLLSSVFKLLMTHKCSKRQAPKLRGRAAHLWPRGPSPRLLLGPPTSVAYSEHLFPTQFLARWVRGLECLLLLLFFPGWKRRQRA, encoded by the exons ATGGTGGCGCCCTGGCGCGTCTCCGTTAGGGTTTGCCTGTCGCACATGAGGTGCTTCGAGCTCAGACAgggactcagccttctgaggCCCTCCGAGTGCCCTCGCGATGCCAGGCTCTGCTGGCTTCTGCTGGGCACTTTGCCCAAGGTCGTCTCCGTGTGCGGGGACGTGGGCGAGGGGGCCCCTGACGTTCTGGGTCTGCGAAGGGTCCACTGCAGCGGGGCGGCTGGCGCGGGGCCCGCGGAGAGCCTCCCCCGAGCGGGACCTCTAGGCGGCGTCTTCCTGCATCTCCGCCTCTGGCTTCGCGCCGGCGCTTTGTTGGTGAAAttcttccccctccttctcctctacCCCCTCACCTACCTGGCTCCCGGCGTCTCCACCCTCTGGCTCCACCTGCTTCTGAAAGCCACCGAGACCTCAGGCCCAACCTACATCAAACTGGGCCAGTGGGCCAGCACCCGGCGCGATCTGTTTTCTGAGGCTTTCTGTGCCCAGTTTTCCAAGCTGCATGTCCGAGTGACCCCCCACCCGTGGACTCACACTGAGCGCTTCCTTCGGCAGGCTTTTGGGGAGGACTGGGGGAGCATCCTCTCTTTTGAGAACCGAGAACCTGTGGGCTCAGGCTGCGTGGCCCAGGTGTACAAAGCATACGCCAACACTGCCTTCCTGGAGACGGACAGCGTCCAGAGACTTGGCAGGGTCTCCTGTCTGCCGCCCTTCTCAGATACTGGGGCAGTCGGGGGGCTGAGAGAGCTCTTTGGATACCTTGGAAACGGCCGGAAACCTCCAGAAAATCTCGCAGACCAGTCGTTTCTAGAAAGGCTGCTCCTCCCTAAAGCTGACCTGGTTGGATCAAATGCAGGGGTGTCTCAGGCTCAGGTCCCTGGCCACCAACCTGAGTCAGGTCACCTCATCCCCGTGGCAGTGAAA GTGTTGCACCCTGGCCTGCTCGCTCAGGTGCATATGGACCTGCTGCTGATGAAGATCGGCAGCCGGGTCCTCGGACTTCTGCCAGGCATCAAGTGGCTTAGCTTGCCTGAGATTGTGGAGGAATTTGAGAAGCTGATGGTCCAACAG ATCGACCTGCGTTACGAAGCTCAGAATCTAGAACACTTCCAGGTCAACTTCCGGAATGTGAAAGCTGTGAAGTTCCCCACCCCTCTGCGCCCCTTTGTTACCAGGGAAGTCTTGGTGGAAACATATGAA GAGAGTGTACCTGTGTCCAGTTACCAGCAGGCAGGAATTCCCGTGGAATTGAAAAGGAAGATTGCACGGCTGGGGATCAACATGCTCCTGAAGATG ATATTTGTGGATAACTTTGTCCATGCAGACCTTCACCCTGGAAACATCCTGGTTCAGGGTGCCAACGGCCTGTCCTCGAGTCAGGAGGCGCAGCTGCAGCAGGCGGACATCTGTGACACTCTGGTGGTGGCCGTGCCATCTTCCCTGTGCCCGCTGCGACTGGTGCTGCTGGATGCTGGCATTGTGGCGGAGCTACAGGCCCCCGACCTGAGGAATTTCCGGGCGGTTTTCATGGCTGTGGTGATGGGGCAG GGCCAGAGAGTGGCTGAGCTGATCCTGCATCATGCCCGGGCCAGCGAGTGCAGGGACGTGGAGGGGTTCAAAACCGAGATGGCCACACTGGTGACCCAGGCCAGGAAGAACACCATCACCCTGGagaag ctTCATGTGTCCAGCCTTCTCTCCAGTGTCTTTAAGTTGCTGATGACTCACAAG TGTTCCAAGAGGCAGGCACCAAAGCTGAGAGGCCGAGCAGCTCACCTGTGGCCACGTGGGCCGAGCCCCCGCCTGCTGCTGGGTCCTCCCACCTCCGTGGCTTACTCTGAACATCTGTTCCCCACACAGTTTCTGGCACGGTGGGTGAGGGGCCTTGAgtgtttgctgctgctgctgttcttCCCAGGATGGAAGAGGAGACAGAGGGCCTAG